The region ATTTTCTTTTGAGATTGATGTCTCTTTATTTTTTTGATTACAAGAAATAAAAAGTAAAAGTGTCGCTAAAAAAGCAAGTTTTATTTTTTTCATACTATGTAGTTTTATCTTTATAAAGGTACTAAAAAAGAAAAACCTCAATCAAGAGGTTTTAAATATTTGTAAAAGTTAATTATTAAGCCATTACTTTACTAACCTGCACAGTGGGTGCTATATTTGTGAAGTTTGGTAAATCTGCTAATATTTCAGCAGCATTTGGTCCGAATGAATTTTGAAAAGATTCTAAAGTTTCAAAGTATAAATTACCCATGGCAGCAAAAGGAGCCTTTGAGTTTGGTGCTACACTTGCAATCCCTTCCTCTACGGTTGCGCCTTTTACCGCATCTCCTAAAAGTTTTGCAACTAATGGAATGTGCGTGTTTAAATAGTAATGAATATCGAATTTTGTTCCTTCTCCGTTTGGATATAGCACGCTTAATTTAATCATACCTTGCTTCATACTGTTTGTTTTTTTTAATTTTTTAAAGATAAGTATAATTAAATTAGATATAACAACTTGATACAGAGGTTTTTAAAAATCACATTAAATTTTAGAGCTTTAAAAACATAATATGGTTAGGATTAGAATGCGTTTCAGAAATTTTAAAATCATAATCACCAACCTTTAAAAACCCTATTTTCTTATAGAATGAAATTGCTTGTTGATTTTCGATCCAAACAGCTAACCAAATGCCAGATTGCTTATTTTCTTTACAAAGAGTCATGTTAAAATTAAACAATACTTTACCCAAACCTAAACCATAAAATTCTTTTAGTAAATAGATCCTACTCATGTAAGCACTATTTTTAGCACCTATATTCTTATGAAACTGATTAAAAACTATTTTTGAATATCCTGCAATTGTGTCATTTTGATATAGCAAATAATAGTGATTATGAATATCGGATACTTCGGTGATGAAATTTTCTTGAGAAAAGTTTATAGCCATATAATTATCAATAGCTACTTTTGGCGCAGAATGTCCATGAGCAGGTAAAAACGATTCAATACTTATTTTTGATAGCAATTGTGCGTCTTTTTCCGTTGCTTTTATAATTTTAAACATATTTCAAAATATAAATAAATAATTGTAAGGATATTGTGACAAACGTATCTGTTAGCGCTATACCAATAGCTTTAAAGAATTTGGTGCAATATTACATTCTTTTTTTAGAAGTTTAGTGTGCAAAAAAAATGAAAACCTATGTTCCTGAAGGTTGTTTTTACAAACGATTATGATTACATGTAAAAGTCCTGTATAACGTCTTTTAAAACTCTTTTTTCCATAAATTGATTTATTTTTGAGGGTTATAAGCGTAAAATTTGATCCATAGTTAGAGCAAGATCATTCGTTTATTTTATAATTGTATTGTTGTTTTTCATTTTTAATATTCAAGAAATAGAAGAATTCTTATTGTAACAGTAGAAAGTAATATAATCCCTTCTAAATTTTACTTTTAAACATGTCAAATAAACTATTTTTGCCACTTAAAATAAAGATAAATTTAAAACAAAAAAATGAAAAAATTGATCATCTTATTCTTAATTATTTCTGCTAATATTTCTTTAGCACAAGATTCCGTAGTACTTCGATTAAAATACGAGAAAGGAGCTACCTATAATGTTTCTATGAAAATGGCTCAAGAAATGGGCACTGTCATGGCAATGGGTATGTCTATTAATATGGATATAAAAGTTACAGACGTACAAGAAGAAACTTATAATAGTGAAATGAAGTTTACAAAAATGACTATGGATATGTTACAAGCGGGCCAAGTTATGAGTTACGATTCTAGTAAGAGTGATGAGGAATTGGATGCTGGTGGAAAAATGATGAAAGCTCAAATGGCGCCAATGTTAAGTGCAGTAATTTATGCAAAAGGGAATAATTTGGGTGAAATTTTAGAAGCAACAGTAACCCCTAATGTGATGGGAATGGAAGATATTGCAAAACAATCTAGTAGTGTTGTATACCCAAAAGAAGCTATAAAAGTTGGCAGTACCTGGACAAATTCTAAAGATGAAAAAGGAATGAAGCTAGAATATGTTTATACCGTAAAGTCTATATCTAAAGATATGATTGCACTAGATTTATCGGGTACAGTTTCCGGAATGGGAGAGGGTGTAATTACAGGAAATATGGATATTGATAGAAATTCTGGAATTCCTAAAAATTCTTTAATAGACATGACTTTATCGTTAAGTGGGCAAGAAATGAAATCGAAAGTAACCATGGGAATCAATAAAATATAGGTATCTAAAAGACTAATTTTATTTTTGTAACAAACTTTTAAAAGTGTCTGTATTTTATAAAAATTCGGGCACTTTTTTAGTTGAGCTTCGGTTTTAGTTTACAAGCTTTGAAGTCTTAAGCAAGTGGTAGTTTGATAATAAATCTAGAGCCAACAGATATTTCACTTTCTGCGGATAAGGTACCATTGTTTAGTTCTACAAAATCTTTGCAAATTGCTAAACCAAGACCTGTTCCTGATTCATTGTTGGTTCCTTTAGTAGACGTTGTTTTATCAACATGAAATAAAGTACTTACTTGTTTTTCAGACATACCTACACCATTGTCTTCAATTATAATTTTAATTTGCTTGTCTTCGATAGAGGATTTAATTTTAATAGTACCCCCTAGATTTGTGAATTTAATGGCATTTGATAATAAGTTGCGAAGAACCGTACTACAAGAATTTTTATCTGCGTAAGCAAATGTTTGCGCACTAACTGCAGTAACTAGTTCAATATTTTTATTTTTTAACTGTAATTTTTTTAAATCAGCACAATCGTTTACCAAATCTAGAATATTTAATTTTTCTAGCTTAATTTCTAAGTTTTTTGTTTGTGCCCGTGACCAAGTTAATAAGTTTTCTAGTAATTTAAATAAACTTAAACTGGAACTATAAACTTGCTTTGTTATTTCATTTCTTTCATCTTCAGAAAAAGATTTAGGGTCATTTACTAACATTTCTAATAAACCAACTAAACTTCCAAAAGGGCCTTTTAAATCATGCGCTAGAATGGAGAAAAATTTGTTCTTTGAGGCAATTGTTTTGTCTAATTCTTTTGTTCTTGTCAACACTAATGTTTCCAATTCCTTTTTAGTGTTTTCTAGGTTTTTTTGCTTTTCTTGCCTTTGACTTACAATAACATTTAGTAGTAAAAATACCAAAACACCAATACCAATAAACAAACCAATAGAGATGGTACGGACAAAAAAATAGCTTTCTAATGCTTCTCTTTTATTTATTTTTGTAATCAAACCGATACCTAATTCTTCATCCCATTGGCTTACTTTATAAACATCTTTTTTTTCAAATTTATTAGTTTCTGTAATATCGTAATTTACTTTAACCACTGTATCTATTACTAAGAGGTCTTTGTCGTTTTCATTTGAGTTGGGGATACTTAAATCTAAACGCTCTTGTAATCCTTCATGAAATCTAGTTTTACTTATAATTTTACCACTTTTATTATAGGCGTAGGTTTCTCCGGTTTCTCCAATAGCCCCAATTTCTAATATTCTTGAAAAATCTTTTTTAGTGTCTATCCGAAATGTCAGTACAGCTATAATATGACCATTATCAATAATAGGAGTAGCTATAAACATCGTCTCCCATGAAATATTACCGTATTTGGCAGAAAGTGGTACATCTGATTTTATAGGAGGTATTAATAAGGTTTTTCCTTTTGTAAATACTTGGTCCAGCAAGTTTTTATTTTGTTCTGCTATTAAATTATAGGTTCCTATATTTTCATTACGCATAGAAAATACACTTCTATAATCTGGACTTATAATAAAAGAGCCTAAATCTTCATGGGTATTTAAAATAGGAGTAAAAAAAATTCTTAAATCTTTAATAGTTTCAGAAG is a window of Polaribacter litorisediminis DNA encoding:
- a CDS encoding EthD family reductase is translated as MKQGMIKLSVLYPNGEGTKFDIHYYLNTHIPLVAKLLGDAVKGATVEEGIASVAPNSKAPFAAMGNLYFETLESFQNSFGPNAAEILADLPNFTNIAPTVQVSKVMA
- a CDS encoding GNAT family N-acetyltransferase; translated protein: MFKIIKATEKDAQLLSKISIESFLPAHGHSAPKVAIDNYMAINFSQENFITEVSDIHNHYYLLYQNDTIAGYSKIVFNQFHKNIGAKNSAYMSRIYLLKEFYGLGLGKVLFNFNMTLCKENKQSGIWLAVWIENQQAISFYKKIGFLKVGDYDFKISETHSNPNHIMFLKL
- a CDS encoding DUF6263 family protein, which produces MKKLIILFLIISANISLAQDSVVLRLKYEKGATYNVSMKMAQEMGTVMAMGMSINMDIKVTDVQEETYNSEMKFTKMTMDMLQAGQVMSYDSSKSDEELDAGGKMMKAQMAPMLSAVIYAKGNNLGEILEATVTPNVMGMEDIAKQSSSVVYPKEAIKVGSTWTNSKDEKGMKLEYVYTVKSISKDMIALDLSGTVSGMGEGVITGNMDIDRNSGIPKNSLIDMTLSLSGQEMKSKVTMGINKI
- a CDS encoding sensor histidine kinase, encoding MKKILQLKSKEYLLLFIFLLISALASYLSLQKIKEYDIHKTKTALISINKSSAEALHQWLRGRKENINEIAKNNYVLESTKKLLNLPQDSVALASSETIKDLRIFFTPILNTHEDLGSFIISPDYRSVFSMRNENIGTYNLIAEQNKNLLDQVFTKGKTLLIPPIKSDVPLSAKYGNISWETMFIATPIIDNGHIIAVLTFRIDTKKDFSRILEIGAIGETGETYAYNKSGKIISKTRFHEGLQERLDLSIPNSNENDKDLLVIDTVVKVNYDITETNKFEKKDVYKVSQWDEELGIGLITKINKREALESYFFVRTISIGLFIGIGVLVFLLLNVIVSQRQEKQKNLENTKKELETLVLTRTKELDKTIASKNKFFSILAHDLKGPFGSLVGLLEMLVNDPKSFSEDERNEITKQVYSSSLSLFKLLENLLTWSRAQTKNLEIKLEKLNILDLVNDCADLKKLQLKNKNIELVTAVSAQTFAYADKNSCSTVLRNLLSNAIKFTNLGGTIKIKSSIEDKQIKIIIEDNGVGMSEKQVSTLFHVDKTTSTKGTNNESGTGLGLAICKDFVELNNGTLSAESEISVGSRFIIKLPLA